One Alkalispirochaeta americana genomic window, CTCCATCGGCCCTTCTATCTTCTCCATGGCTGCTTCTCCATAGCTGACTCCCCGGGTTGACACTGTAGTGGATAAACCCCAAGAAGGCCAGAAGATCCTCCTCGAAAACACGGCCGACGTCACGACAGATTGTCCACCCCGGGAATGAGTGATAATCTTCCGGTATGAAACAGGTTGCACCCACCCTGGCCCTTCTTCTGGGGCTGACAGTTTTTTTCCCCTGGGTGGCCCCGGCATCCCCGGGCTATTCTCTCTATAATCCAGCCTGGGGCGGGCCAGCCCTTCAGGATGAACTCTTTACGCCACTGATAAATCCCGCTGCCCTGGCACAGGGCAAGGCCAGCGGATTCGGCTTCGCCCTGCCCCTGAACGAGAATGATGCTCCGGGGCAGAAAGACTTCGGAGAAGAGTACCACCTGCTTCTGAATGCGTCCTTCGGAGGTTATGCCCTGGGCTACCAGGATTCAACCTTTACCCATCTAATCTCGGGAGCCCTCCCTCTGGGGCCCTACCTCTCTCTGGGCTATTCCTGGTCCTGGGAAGAGTCCTCGTTCACCGACGGTCATTACCAGGCAGGGATGCTCCTGCGCCCGGGCAAGGCCCTCTCGCTGGGTGCGGTCTACCGGGATCTCCCCGATGATCCACTTCTGGAAGCGGGGCTGGGGTTCCGCCCTCTCTGGTTCAACGATCACTGGGGTACACGCCTTACCCTGGATGGGAATATCCGGTGGATTCCGGACCAGAGTGACTTTGACGTCTCAACAGCATCCATCACGGTGGAGGTTCTTGACGGTCTGCGGCTCTCGGCCGGTTACGACCACCAGGAAGAGACCCTTTCGCTGGGGGCCCGCTTCAACCTTCGCCAAAGCGAGACCGGAACCTCTGCTGCCGTGAAGAACTCCGGGAAGGAACTCTCGAACAGTATGGGTTACGGTTTCTTTCGCGCAACCCGGCGCCACACCGTCCTGGAGAGAAGGGGTTCCGAGGTGATCGAATACGACCGAACAGGCACAATCACTTCCCATCCCCGGGTCCACCGTTTCTCCCAGCCCCATCTGCCTCTGGAGACTCTCATAAACGATCTTGAACGGTTCCGGGATGATCCTTCCGTGGGGGCAATTCTTGTGAACGGCACCTATCTTCAGGCTCCTCTGGCCTATGTGAGCGAATTGCTGGAGGCGTTCAACCGACTGCGCCTCCAGGGCACGCAGATTTTCTTCTACTTTGACTGGGCCGATCCCGTGGCCTATCTTCTTGCTGCGGCAGTGTCGGATCAGGTCTTTTTTCACCCCACGGCAGTGCTGGATCTGCGAGGTTTTGCCTACAGCGGCGTCTACCTGGGACAGTTTTTGCAAAATTACGGCATCCAGATTTACAACTATCGCAGTCACGAGCACAAAACAGCCGGAGATAGCCTCAGCGAAGCGGCCATGACAGAAGCAGAACGCGAGGGTTGGGAAATTCTCCTGGAAGACCTGGCAGATATGTACAACGAACTTC contains:
- the sppA gene encoding signal peptide peptidase SppA, which produces MKQVAPTLALLLGLTVFFPWVAPASPGYSLYNPAWGGPALQDELFTPLINPAALAQGKASGFGFALPLNENDAPGQKDFGEEYHLLLNASFGGYALGYQDSTFTHLISGALPLGPYLSLGYSWSWEESSFTDGHYQAGMLLRPGKALSLGAVYRDLPDDPLLEAGLGFRPLWFNDHWGTRLTLDGNIRWIPDQSDFDVSTASITVEVLDGLRLSAGYDHQEETLSLGARFNLRQSETGTSAAVKNSGKELSNSMGYGFFRATRRHTVLERRGSEVIEYDRTGTITSHPRVHRFSQPHLPLETLINDLERFRDDPSVGAILVNGTYLQAPLAYVSELLEAFNRLRLQGTQIFFYFDWADPVAYLLAAAVSDQVFFHPTAVLDLRGFAYSGVYLGQFLQNYGIQIYNYRSHEHKTAGDSLSEAAMTEAEREGWEILLEDLADMYNELLAAARKPHLPKDAEEIVADGPYLTAQGALEAGLIDGILYPDQLQETIFLAAPGTERWRKPDRTRRPPLAWGPEGGALIQVIHGVGPIIPGEAIAGESIGGESFSRAIREARENPFVQGIILRIETGGGAITASDQIAREVSLARAAGKPVVVSMGSIAASGGYYISAPASHIVANPATITGSIGVVAIQADMEALLERFAIGTGTVRTAPKADFGSILRAPSPEEQDLWRAYIDDGYQRFIDIVADSRPLSREEVHQVAQGKVWTGRQALDQGLVDSLGGLSQAERVMAQLLDSSLPLRSIHTVPGNTRFDLNQALGVAGGGGSSSLGRNSLAGLSPARIPPVRLGPGRPLSRELAETLAELQLLAALEGAPLYLMPYGVPGVTSPR